One window of Sinorhizobium numidicum genomic DNA carries:
- a CDS encoding carnitine 3-dehydrogenase encodes MSIITKAACVGGGVIGGAWAARFALAGIDVNIFDPHPEAERITGEVMANAEKAYGMLTMAPLPPRGKFTFCKSIREAVEDVDWIQESVPERLALKRGVITEIDAAARPDALIGSSTSGLLPSDLQTEMKHPERMFVAHPYNPVYLLPLVELVGGKKTSPETIRRAEEGVGEIGMKGVVIAKEIEAFVGDRLLEALWREALWLIQDDICDTETLDDVMRYSFGMRWAQMGLFETYRIAGGEAGMRHFLAQFGPCLKWPWTKFTDVVDLDDALVEKIGAQSDAQAAGRSIRELERIRDENLVGIMHALKAGDGGKGWGAGKLLADFEKRLWAKGGNPAKTYDASGPLRLVETKVNAAWVDYNGHMTEHRYLQLFGDTSDALLRLIGVDFAYVEAGHSYYTVETHIRHLGEAKLGQALYTTLQLLASDERRIHFFTTIHDSASGEAIATAEQMMLHVDAKAGKSVAAPVEVLAKLKPITEAHAKLDAPESAGRHVGQKR; translated from the coding sequence ATGAGCATCATCACCAAGGCCGCCTGCGTCGGCGGCGGCGTCATCGGTGGGGCCTGGGCCGCACGCTTCGCGCTCGCCGGCATCGACGTCAACATCTTCGATCCGCATCCGGAGGCGGAGCGCATCACCGGCGAAGTCATGGCCAATGCCGAAAAGGCCTATGGCATGCTGACCATGGCGCCGCTGCCGCCGCGCGGCAAATTCACCTTCTGCAAAAGCATTCGGGAAGCGGTCGAGGACGTTGACTGGATTCAGGAAAGCGTTCCCGAGCGGCTGGCCTTAAAGCGCGGCGTTATCACCGAGATCGACGCGGCCGCCCGACCGGATGCGCTGATCGGCTCGTCCACATCCGGCCTGCTGCCATCCGATCTGCAGACCGAAATGAAGCATCCCGAACGCATGTTCGTGGCGCATCCCTATAACCCGGTCTATCTGTTGCCGCTGGTCGAACTCGTCGGCGGCAAGAAGACCTCGCCGGAAACGATCAGGCGCGCCGAGGAAGGCGTAGGCGAAATCGGCATGAAAGGCGTCGTCATCGCCAAGGAGATCGAGGCTTTCGTCGGCGACCGGCTGCTCGAAGCGCTCTGGCGCGAGGCGCTCTGGCTGATCCAGGACGACATCTGCGACACCGAAACGCTCGACGACGTCATGCGCTATTCATTCGGCATGCGCTGGGCGCAGATGGGCCTCTTCGAGACCTATCGCATCGCTGGCGGCGAGGCCGGCATGCGCCACTTTCTCGCGCAATTCGGCCCGTGCCTCAAATGGCCGTGGACCAAGTTCACCGATGTGGTTGATCTCGACGATGCGCTGGTCGAAAAGATCGGCGCCCAATCGGACGCCCAGGCCGCTGGCCGCTCGATCCGCGAGCTTGAGCGCATCCGCGACGAAAACCTCGTCGGCATCATGCATGCGCTGAAAGCCGGCGACGGCGGTAAGGGCTGGGGTGCCGGCAAGCTCCTCGCCGATTTCGAAAAGCGCCTCTGGGCGAAGGGCGGCAACCCGGCGAAGACCTATGACGCGTCCGGGCCGTTGCGCCTCGTCGAGACTAAGGTCAACGCCGCCTGGGTCGACTACAACGGCCATATGACCGAACACCGTTACTTGCAGCTCTTCGGTGACACTTCCGACGCGCTGTTGCGGCTGATCGGCGTCGACTTCGCCTATGTCGAAGCCGGCCACAGCTACTACACCGTCGAGACGCACATCCGCCATCTCGGCGAGGCCAAGCTCGGCCAGGCGCTCTATACGACGCTCCAGCTTCTCGCCTCTGACGAAAGGCGGATCCATTTCTTCACGACGATCCACGACTCCGCCTCGGGCGAAGCCATCGCGACGGCCGAGCAGATGATGCTGCACGTCGATGCGAAGGCCGGCAAGTCGGTGGCGGCTCCGGTCGAGGTGTTGGCGAAATTGAAGCCGATCACCGAGGCGCATGCGAAGCTCGACGCGCCGGAAAGTGCCGGGCGGCACGTGGGACAGAAACGCTGA
- a CDS encoding acyl-CoA dehydrogenase family protein, producing the protein MNFALTEEQQMIVDTVRSFVETEIYPHENDVERTGVVPRELGEEIARKCRELGFFACNFPEEVGGAGLDHLTFTLVERELGRGSMGLTVFFGRPSGILMACNDEQRERYLLPAVKGEKFDALAMTEPDAGSDVRGMKCFARQDGDDWIVNGTKHFISHADIADFVIVFIATGEEQTPRGPKKKITCFLVDRGTPGFEIRDGYNSVSHRGYKNCILTFDDCRLPSAQILGDVHKGFDLANDWLYATRLTVAATSVGRARRAFDYALSYAAERKQFGKPIGANQGVSFKLADMITEIDAADLLTLSAAWRLDQGLPANREIASAKVFATEMLARVTDEAIQIYGGMGLMDDLPLARFWRDARVERIWDGTSEIQRHIISRDLLRPLGA; encoded by the coding sequence ATGAATTTCGCACTGACCGAAGAACAGCAGATGATCGTCGACACCGTCCGCAGCTTTGTCGAGACCGAGATCTATCCGCATGAAAACGACGTCGAGCGCACCGGCGTCGTGCCGCGGGAGCTTGGCGAGGAGATCGCCCGCAAATGCAGGGAGCTCGGCTTCTTCGCCTGCAACTTTCCTGAGGAAGTCGGCGGCGCCGGCCTTGACCATTTGACCTTCACGCTTGTCGAGCGCGAGCTCGGCCGCGGCTCGATGGGGCTCACCGTCTTCTTCGGCCGCCCCTCCGGCATCCTGATGGCCTGCAATGACGAGCAGCGCGAGCGATATCTGCTGCCGGCAGTCAAAGGAGAGAAATTCGATGCGCTCGCCATGACCGAGCCGGACGCCGGCTCCGACGTGCGCGGCATGAAATGCTTCGCCCGCCAGGATGGCGACGACTGGATCGTCAACGGCACGAAGCATTTCATCAGTCACGCCGATATCGCCGATTTCGTCATCGTCTTCATCGCCACGGGCGAGGAACAGACGCCGCGCGGGCCGAAGAAAAAGATCACCTGCTTCCTCGTCGATCGCGGCACGCCGGGCTTCGAAATCCGCGACGGCTACAATTCCGTTTCCCATCGTGGCTACAAAAACTGCATCCTTACCTTCGACGACTGCCGGCTCCCCTCCGCACAGATCCTCGGCGACGTGCACAAGGGATTCGATCTCGCCAATGACTGGCTCTATGCAACGCGACTGACGGTCGCCGCCACTTCAGTTGGTAGAGCGCGCCGCGCCTTCGACTATGCCCTTAGCTATGCGGCCGAGCGCAAGCAGTTCGGCAAGCCGATCGGCGCCAACCAGGGCGTCTCCTTCAAGCTCGCCGACATGATCACCGAGATTGATGCCGCCGACCTCTTGACGCTTTCGGCGGCCTGGCGGCTCGACCAGGGCCTTCCCGCCAACCGCGAGATCGCCTCCGCCAAGGTCTTTGCGACTGAAATGCTCGCCCGCGTCACCGACGAAGCGATCCAGATCTATGGCGGCATGGGCCTGATGGACGATCTGCCGCTCGCCCGCTTCTGGCGCGATGCCCGCGTCGAGCGCATCTGGGACGGCACCTCGGAAATCCAGCGGCATATCATAAGCCGCGACCTGCTTCGGCCGCTGGGAGCTTGA
- a CDS encoding acetate--CoA ligase family protein, producing MTSTPRPLDRLIRPRSIAVFGGKEARRVIEQCDKMGFAGNIWPVHPREEEILGRRCYRSVADLPEAPDASFVGVNRALTIEIIRGLSVRGAGGAICYASGFREAASELADGNDLQEALVAAAGDMPIVGPNCYGFINMLDGALLWPDQHGMLRVERGVAILTQSSNIACNISMQKRGLPLAYVMTAGNQAQTGLSDLACAVIEDPRVTAVGLHIEGFDSIEALERLAARARELQKPVVTLKVGKSEAARLATVSHTASLAGNDRVSSVLLARLGIGRVDTLPELLETLKLLHLNGPLLSAEISSMSCSGGEASLMADAGVRRKIDFRPLREEQRQPLRESLGDMVTIANPLDYHTFVWGNRDKQTAAFTAMMQGGYALNLIVLDFPRLDRCSAEDWVTTCEAVIASAKATGAAAGIVASLGENMPEETALSLMAAGVVPLFGIDEALAAAETAAEIGAAWARPVPPPLLKIAAANGDVVTLTEFEAKAELSAAGVMVPQGKAAATAIEAADAADALGFPVVLKGLGVSHKTEAGAVRLDLACREDVLTAAKGMASVASGYLVERMIAEPVAELIIGAMRDPVAGPVLTIGAGGILVELLDDAAILTLPASDDAIHQAINSLKISKLLGGYRGSPKGDVAALAKIVAAVASYVVANASKLEELDINPIMVLPEGHGAIAADALIRRRK from the coding sequence ATGACCTCCACTCCCCGTCCCCTCGACCGACTGATCCGGCCCCGCTCCATCGCCGTCTTCGGCGGCAAGGAAGCCCGTCGTGTGATCGAGCAATGCGACAAAATGGGCTTCGCCGGCAATATATGGCCGGTTCATCCTCGCGAAGAGGAAATTCTCGGCCGTCGCTGCTACCGCTCGGTAGCGGACCTGCCGGAAGCGCCGGACGCCTCCTTCGTCGGCGTCAACCGGGCGCTCACGATCGAGATCATTCGCGGTCTCTCGGTGCGGGGCGCCGGCGGCGCCATCTGCTATGCCTCCGGTTTCCGGGAGGCCGCAAGCGAGCTTGCCGATGGCAACGACTTGCAGGAGGCGCTGGTCGCCGCCGCCGGCGACATGCCGATCGTCGGCCCCAATTGCTATGGCTTTATCAACATGCTCGACGGCGCCCTGCTCTGGCCGGATCAGCACGGCATGCTGCGCGTCGAGCGCGGGGTGGCAATCCTGACGCAATCCTCCAACATCGCCTGCAACATCTCCATGCAGAAGCGCGGGCTTCCCCTCGCCTACGTCATGACCGCCGGCAACCAGGCCCAGACCGGCCTCTCGGACCTCGCCTGCGCCGTGATCGAAGACCCGCGTGTGACCGCAGTCGGCCTGCATATCGAAGGCTTCGACAGCATCGAGGCGCTGGAGCGGTTGGCGGCGCGAGCGCGTGAATTGCAGAAACCTGTCGTGACGCTGAAAGTCGGCAAGTCGGAGGCCGCGCGGCTCGCGACCGTCTCCCATACCGCATCGCTTGCCGGCAACGACCGTGTCTCCTCGGTCCTGCTCGCCCGCCTCGGCATTGGCCGGGTCGACACGCTGCCGGAGCTGCTCGAAACGCTGAAGCTGCTGCACCTCAACGGCCCGCTCCTCAGCGCTGAAATCTCCTCGATGAGCTGTTCCGGCGGCGAAGCCTCGCTGATGGCGGACGCCGGCGTCCGCCGCAAGATCGACTTCCGCCCGCTCAGGGAGGAACAGCGCCAACCTCTGCGGGAAAGTCTCGGCGACATGGTGACGATCGCCAATCCGCTCGACTATCACACCTTCGTCTGGGGCAATCGCGATAAACAGACCGCCGCCTTCACCGCCATGATGCAGGGCGGCTACGCGCTGAACCTGATCGTGCTCGATTTCCCGCGCCTCGACCGCTGCAGCGCCGAAGATTGGGTGACGACCTGCGAAGCGGTCATTGCCTCGGCGAAGGCCACGGGAGCGGCTGCGGGCATCGTCGCAAGCCTCGGCGAGAACATGCCGGAAGAAACCGCTCTTTCGCTGATGGCGGCAGGCGTCGTGCCCCTCTTCGGCATCGATGAGGCGCTCGCGGCGGCCGAAACCGCCGCCGAAATCGGTGCTGCCTGGGCAAGGCCAGTTCCTCCGCCCCTCCTCAAGATCGCAGCCGCAAACGGCGACGTCGTCACGTTGACCGAGTTCGAAGCCAAGGCCGAACTCTCCGCGGCCGGCGTCATGGTGCCCCAGGGCAAGGCCGCCGCCACGGCCATCGAAGCGGCAGACGCCGCTGACGCTCTCGGCTTCCCCGTCGTGCTCAAGGGTCTCGGTGTCTCTCACAAGACCGAAGCTGGGGCAGTCAGGCTTGATCTCGCATGCCGCGAAGACGTGCTGACGGCGGCAAAAGGCATGGCCTCCGTTGCTTCCGGATACCTCGTGGAGAGGATGATCGCCGAACCCGTCGCGGAACTGATCATCGGCGCTATGCGCGATCCCGTCGCCGGCCCGGTGCTGACCATCGGCGCCGGTGGAATCCTTGTCGAACTGCTGGACGATGCCGCAATCCTGACGCTGCCTGCATCCGATGACGCGATCCACCAGGCGATCAACAGCCTGAAGATAAGCAAACTGCTGGGCGGCTATCGCGGGAGTCCCAAGGGCGATGTCGCGGCGCTCGCCAAAATTGTCGCTGCCGTGGCATCCTATGTCGTTGCAAACGCTTCCAAACTCGAAGAACTCGATATCAATCCTATAATGGTGTTGCCGGAGGGCCATGGAGCCATCGCCGCTGATGCCTTGATCCGCCGGAGGAAATGA
- a CDS encoding carnitinyl-CoA dehydratase, with the protein MTGPILTRREGGILEVTIDRPKANAIDLKTSRIMGEIFRDFRDDPALRVAILTGAGEKFFCPGWDLKAAAEGDAVDGDYGVGGFGGIQELRDLNKPIIAAVNGICCGGGLEIALSTDLILAAEHATFALPEIRSGTLADAASIKLPKRIPYHIAMDMLLTGRWLDAAEANRWGFVNEILPASRLMDRAWELARLLESGPPLVYAAIKDVVREAEGRDFQTTMNKITRRQFKTVDILYSSEDQLEGARAFAEKRDPVWKGR; encoded by the coding sequence ATGACCGGACCGATCCTCACCCGTCGCGAAGGCGGTATTCTCGAAGTCACGATCGACCGGCCGAAGGCCAACGCCATCGACCTGAAGACCAGCAGGATCATGGGCGAAATCTTCCGCGACTTCCGTGACGATCCTGCCCTCCGCGTCGCGATCCTCACCGGCGCCGGCGAAAAATTCTTCTGCCCCGGCTGGGATCTGAAAGCTGCGGCTGAAGGCGACGCCGTCGACGGCGACTATGGTGTCGGCGGCTTCGGCGGCATTCAGGAACTGCGCGATCTCAACAAGCCCATCATCGCGGCCGTCAACGGCATCTGCTGCGGCGGCGGGCTGGAAATCGCGCTTTCGACCGACCTTATCCTCGCGGCTGAACACGCGACCTTCGCCCTTCCGGAAATCCGCTCGGGCACCCTTGCCGATGCCGCTTCGATCAAGCTGCCGAAGCGCATTCCCTACCACATCGCCATGGATATGCTGCTGACCGGGCGTTGGCTCGACGCTGCCGAGGCGAACCGCTGGGGCTTCGTCAACGAGATCCTGCCGGCAAGCCGATTGATGGACCGCGCCTGGGAACTTGCCCGCCTGCTCGAAAGCGGGCCGCCGCTGGTCTATGCGGCGATCAAGGACGTGGTGCGCGAAGCCGAAGGCCGCGATTTCCAGACCACGATGAACAAGATCACCCGTCGGCAGTTCAAGACGGTCGACATCCTCTATTCGAGCGAAGACCAACTGGAGGGCGCGCGTGCCTTTGCCGAAAAGCGCGATCCAGTTTGGAAGGGACGTTGA
- a CDS encoding ABC transporter substrate-binding protein: MSDYKDYLTRQVMLGKMNRREFLGRAAAFGIAASMANTLFATSAAAQEPKRGGHLKLGLEGAAATDSKDPAKALSQFMFVVGRNWGDMLVESHPTTGAPVPALAESWEPSADAATWTFTIRKGVKFHDGKELTVDDVIKTLQRHTDDKSESGALGVMKSIKEIKADGDKLVLTLTEGNADLPLLLTDYHLIIQPNGGIDNPDAMIGTGPYKVASFEPGVRATFEKNPDDWRTDRGYVDSIELIAMNDATARIAALSSGQVHYINRVDPKTVSLLKRAPTVEILNTPGRGHYVFIMHCNTAPFDNNDLRMALKLAMDRETMVQRILGGYGKVGNDFPINDTYALFPEGIEQRVYDPDKAAFHYKKSGHSGSVLLRTSDVAFPGAVDAAVLYQESARKAGIEIEVKREPGDGYWTNVWNVQPFSTSYWGGRPTQDQMYSTAYLSNADWNDTRFHRADFDKILLEARSELDETKRKEMYRTMAMMVRDEGGLILPMFNDFVNAAGKQVKGYVHDIGNDMSNGYVATRVWLDA, from the coding sequence ATGAGCGATTACAAAGACTATCTCACACGACAGGTCATGCTGGGCAAAATGAACCGGCGCGAGTTTCTCGGACGCGCGGCGGCTTTCGGCATTGCCGCATCGATGGCAAACACACTCTTTGCGACCAGCGCTGCTGCGCAGGAGCCGAAGCGCGGCGGCCATCTGAAGCTCGGTCTCGAGGGTGCCGCAGCGACGGACTCGAAGGACCCGGCAAAGGCCCTCTCGCAGTTCATGTTCGTTGTCGGCCGCAACTGGGGCGACATGCTCGTCGAAAGCCATCCGACCACCGGCGCGCCGGTGCCGGCGCTTGCCGAATCCTGGGAACCTTCCGCGGACGCAGCGACCTGGACCTTTACGATCCGCAAAGGGGTCAAGTTCCATGACGGCAAGGAACTGACAGTCGACGACGTCATCAAGACCCTGCAGCGCCACACCGATGATAAGTCGGAATCGGGCGCGCTCGGCGTGATGAAGTCGATCAAGGAAATCAAGGCGGACGGCGACAAGCTCGTGCTGACGCTGACGGAAGGCAATGCCGACCTGCCGCTGCTCTTGACCGACTACCACCTCATCATCCAGCCGAACGGCGGCATCGACAATCCCGATGCGATGATCGGCACCGGCCCTTACAAGGTTGCGAGCTTCGAGCCGGGCGTACGCGCGACCTTCGAGAAGAATCCGGACGATTGGCGGACGGACCGGGGTTACGTGGATTCGATCGAACTGATCGCCATGAACGACGCGACGGCGCGTATCGCGGCGCTGTCGTCCGGTCAGGTGCATTATATCAACCGCGTCGATCCGAAGACCGTCAGCCTCCTGAAGCGGGCGCCGACGGTGGAAATCCTCAATACGCCCGGGCGTGGCCACTACGTCTTCATCATGCATTGCAACACGGCGCCCTTCGACAACAACGACCTGCGGATGGCGCTGAAACTGGCGATGGATCGCGAGACCATGGTCCAGCGCATCCTCGGTGGCTACGGCAAGGTCGGCAATGATTTTCCGATCAACGACACCTATGCCCTCTTCCCGGAAGGGATCGAGCAACGCGTCTATGATCCCGACAAGGCCGCTTTCCACTATAAGAAGTCCGGCCATAGCGGTTCGGTGCTGCTGCGCACCTCCGACGTCGCCTTCCCGGGTGCGGTAGATGCGGCGGTTCTCTATCAGGAGAGCGCCAGGAAGGCCGGCATCGAGATCGAGGTCAAGCGCGAGCCAGGCGACGGCTACTGGACCAACGTCTGGAACGTCCAGCCCTTCTCGACCTCCTATTGGGGCGGGCGGCCGACGCAGGACCAGATGTATTCGACCGCCTACCTGTCGAACGCCGACTGGAACGACACCCGCTTCCACCGCGCCGACTTTGACAAGATCCTGCTCGAGGCCCGCTCCGAACTGGACGAGACCAAGCGCAAGGAGATGTACCGCACCATGGCGATGATGGTGCGCGATGAAGGCGGCCTGATCCTGCCGATGTTCAACGACTTCGTGAACGCCGCCGGCAAGCAGGTGAAGGGCTACGTCCACGACATCGGCAACGACATGTCGAACGGCTATGTCGCGACCCGGGTGTGGCTGGACGCCTGA
- a CDS encoding ABC transporter permease, with translation MMESGPITGPVVTDGIAGEANLRSADLSGVPAKPSPTAASGGIGGTFWRRFAFRRPLAALILQRLGLSVGLLFAVSLMIFGGIEALPGDFATTYLGQSATPQAVENIRKDLGLDRPWSERYLTWLGGAVQGDFGTSWASKNSVSEQIGNRLGNSLFLAFFAALISVPLAVGLGMLAVQFRNRMPDKIINVISLAAISLPEFFIGYLLIMFFAVQWGVATFPATVYDSMSLGERLSAIALPVATLVLVVLAHMMRMTRAAILNVMSSAYVETAELKGLGTFRIIARHAAPNAVAPVINVIALNLAYLVVGVVVVEVVFVYPGMGQYMVDAVTVRDMPVVQACGLIFAAFYIFLNMAADILAILANPRLRHPR, from the coding sequence ATGATGGAAAGCGGACCGATCACTGGTCCGGTGGTGACGGACGGGATCGCAGGGGAGGCAAACCTGCGGTCCGCCGACCTTTCCGGAGTACCAGCAAAACCCAGCCCCACCGCCGCCAGCGGCGGGATCGGTGGCACTTTCTGGCGGCGGTTCGCCTTTCGCCGTCCCCTCGCGGCGCTGATCCTTCAGCGCCTCGGTCTCAGCGTCGGGCTTCTCTTCGCGGTATCGCTGATGATTTTCGGCGGCATCGAAGCACTGCCCGGAGATTTCGCGACCACCTATCTCGGCCAGTCGGCGACGCCGCAGGCGGTCGAGAACATCCGCAAGGACCTCGGCCTTGACCGGCCGTGGAGCGAGCGCTATCTCACGTGGCTCGGCGGGGCCGTCCAGGGTGACTTCGGCACCTCCTGGGCGAGCAAGAACTCCGTCAGCGAGCAGATCGGCAATCGCCTCGGCAATTCGCTGTTCCTCGCCTTCTTCGCGGCGCTCATCTCCGTACCGCTCGCCGTCGGGCTCGGCATGCTCGCGGTGCAATTCCGCAACCGAATGCCCGACAAGATCATCAACGTGATATCGCTTGCGGCGATCTCGCTGCCTGAATTCTTCATTGGCTACCTGCTGATCATGTTCTTCGCCGTCCAATGGGGAGTGGCGACGTTCCCGGCGACCGTCTACGACAGCATGTCCTTGGGCGAGCGGCTGTCTGCGATCGCCCTTCCGGTCGCAACCCTCGTGCTTGTCGTCCTCGCGCACATGATGCGCATGACGCGGGCGGCGATCCTCAACGTCATGTCGTCGGCCTATGTCGAGACCGCCGAGCTCAAGGGCCTCGGCACCTTCCGCATTATCGCTCGCCACGCTGCTCCCAATGCCGTGGCGCCGGTCATCAACGTCATCGCGCTGAACCTCGCCTATCTGGTCGTCGGCGTCGTCGTCGTCGAAGTCGTCTTCGTCTATCCCGGCATGGGGCAATACATGGTGGACGCCGTGACGGTGCGCGACATGCCCGTCGTTCAGGCCTGCGGACTGATCTTTGCAGCCTTCTACATCTTCCTCAACATGGCGGCCGATATTCTCGCCATTCTCGCCAACCCGAGACTGAGGCACCCGCGATGA
- a CDS encoding ABC transporter permease, whose translation MNLRSIPISAWVGIVGIAIAILCAIFAPLIAPYGERDVVGEIWLPAGGDFLLGTDNLGRDLLSRLIYGARTTILVALAATVLSFCLGMILSFAAAVMGGFVDQLFSRFNDLMMAIPTLIFALVVLAVLPQHLWILILVMAVLDSTRVFRIGRAVALDVAVMEFVEAARLRGEGSLWIIFREILPNTLSPLLAEFGLRFAFSILFLSTLSFLGLGIQPPAADWGGMVKDNKDGIIFGISAALVPGAAIATLAICVNLVVDWLMKRTSSLKGGRGDA comes from the coding sequence ATGAATCTGAGATCCATCCCCATAAGCGCCTGGGTCGGCATCGTCGGCATCGCCATCGCCATTCTCTGCGCGATCTTCGCCCCCTTGATCGCCCCCTATGGCGAAAGGGACGTTGTCGGCGAGATCTGGCTGCCGGCGGGCGGCGATTTCCTGCTCGGCACCGACAATCTCGGGCGCGACCTGCTCTCGCGCCTGATCTATGGCGCGCGCACCACCATCCTCGTGGCGCTGGCGGCAACCGTCCTCTCCTTCTGCCTCGGCATGATCTTGAGCTTCGCAGCCGCGGTGATGGGCGGCTTCGTCGACCAGCTCTTTTCGCGTTTCAACGACCTGATGATGGCGATCCCGACGCTGATCTTCGCCCTGGTCGTCCTCGCCGTGCTGCCGCAGCATCTGTGGATCCTGATCCTCGTCATGGCCGTGCTCGACTCCACCCGTGTCTTTCGCATCGGCCGCGCCGTCGCGCTCGATGTGGCGGTGATGGAATTCGTCGAGGCGGCGCGGCTGCGCGGCGAAGGCAGCCTCTGGATCATCTTCCGTGAAATCCTGCCGAACACGCTGTCGCCGCTGCTCGCCGAATTCGGCCTGCGCTTTGCCTTCTCGATCCTGTTCCTCTCCACCCTCTCCTTCCTCGGCCTTGGTATCCAGCCGCCGGCCGCCGACTGGGGCGGCATGGTGAAGGACAACAAGGACGGCATCATCTTCGGCATTTCGGCCGCTCTCGTGCCGGGCGCCGCGATCGCGACGCTCGCCATCTGCGTCAACCTTGTCGTCGACTGGCTGATGAAGCGAACCTCGAGCCTTAAGGGAGGACGCGGCGATGCCTGA
- a CDS encoding ABC transporter ATP-binding protein has protein sequence MPELLSVKNLKIEATSYPPGEPPKVVTLVEGVSFDLQKGKVLGLIGESGAGKSTIGLSALAYGRGGVRITGGEVLLNGKDTLKLDRAGINMVRGAHVCYVAQSAAAAFNPAHKLGDQVIEASVRHGLMTREEAKNRALYLFRVLGLPNPETFGDRYPHQVSGGQLQRAMTAMALCPNPELIVFDEPTTALDVTTQIDVLAAIKHAIEETNTAALYITHDLAVVAQISDDIMVLRHGKTVEYGTTKQVIEAPREDYTRALVSVRQTKRDEAPDQSGALLRIEHVHAGYANGFKVLHDVSMHLPKGQTLAIVGESGSGKSTLARVITGLLPPSEGRITFEGKELPRALKGRTNDELRRIQMIYQMADTAMNPRQTVRDIVGRPLSFYFGMRGAKKTERVRELLDQIEMGPRFLDRYPAELSGGQKQRVAIARALAAEPELILCDEPTSALDPLVAEGILNLLMKLQEETAVSYVFITHDIAIVRAIADSVAVMHRGRLVRFGPKSKVLSPPFDDYTDLLLKSVPEMEIGWLEKVLKTRRMASAGN, from the coding sequence ATGCCTGAGCTGCTTTCCGTCAAGAACCTGAAGATCGAGGCGACCAGCTATCCGCCGGGCGAACCGCCGAAGGTCGTGACGCTGGTCGAAGGCGTCTCCTTCGACCTGCAGAAGGGCAAGGTGCTGGGCCTCATCGGTGAATCCGGCGCCGGCAAGTCGACGATCGGCCTCTCTGCGCTCGCCTATGGCCGCGGCGGCGTCCGGATTACCGGCGGCGAGGTGCTGCTCAACGGCAAGGACACCCTCAAGCTCGACCGCGCCGGCATCAACATGGTTCGCGGCGCTCATGTCTGCTACGTCGCGCAATCCGCCGCGGCCGCCTTCAACCCGGCCCACAAGCTCGGCGATCAGGTGATCGAGGCATCGGTGCGGCATGGCCTCATGACCCGGGAGGAGGCAAAGAATCGCGCGCTCTATCTCTTCCGGGTGCTCGGCCTGCCCAATCCCGAAACTTTCGGCGACCGCTACCCCCATCAGGTTTCCGGCGGTCAGTTGCAGCGCGCGATGACCGCGATGGCACTCTGCCCGAACCCTGAATTGATCGTCTTCGACGAGCCGACCACGGCGCTCGATGTGACGACGCAGATCGATGTGCTTGCCGCGATCAAGCATGCGATCGAGGAGACCAACACTGCAGCCCTCTACATTACCCACGATCTCGCGGTGGTTGCCCAGATCTCCGACGACATCATGGTGCTCCGTCACGGCAAGACCGTCGAATACGGTACGACCAAGCAGGTGATCGAGGCGCCGCGGGAAGACTACACCCGCGCACTCGTCAGCGTTCGACAGACGAAGCGCGACGAGGCGCCGGACCAATCGGGTGCGCTCCTCCGGATCGAGCATGTCCATGCAGGCTATGCCAATGGTTTCAAGGTGCTGCACGATGTCTCCATGCACCTGCCGAAGGGTCAGACGCTGGCGATCGTCGGCGAATCCGGTTCCGGCAAGTCGACGCTCGCGCGTGTCATCACCGGACTGCTGCCGCCAAGCGAGGGCCGGATCACCTTCGAAGGCAAGGAACTTCCGAGAGCGCTCAAGGGCCGGACGAACGACGAACTGCGTCGGATCCAGATGATCTATCAGATGGCGGACACGGCGATGAACCCGCGCCAGACCGTGCGCGACATCGTCGGTCGGCCGCTCTCCTTTTACTTCGGTATGCGAGGCGCGAAGAAGACGGAGCGGGTCAGGGAATTGCTCGACCAGATCGAGATGGGGCCACGCTTCCTCGATCGCTATCCGGCCGAGCTTTCCGGCGGCCAGAAGCAGCGCGTTGCCATCGCCCGGGCACTTGCGGCGGAGCCCGAACTTATCCTCTGTGACGAGCCGACCTCGGCGCTCGATCCGCTGGTGGCGGAAGGCATCCTGAATCTGCTTATGAAGCTTCAGGAGGAAACCGCTGTTTCCTATGTCTTCATCACTCATGACATCGCCATCGTCCGCGCCATCGCCGACAGCGTCGCCGTCATGCATCGCGGCCGCCTGGTGCGGTTCGGACCGAAGTCGAAGGTGCTCTCGCCGCCCTTCGACGACTATACCGACCTGCTGCTTAAATCGGTGCCGGAGATGGAAATCGGTTGGCTTGAAAAGGTGCTCAAGACACGGCGCATGGCGAGTGCGGGGAACTGA